One Streptomyces umbrinus genomic window, CTACGCGCGCTTCGACGCGGTCGCCGTCCTGACGGAACGGGACCGCGAGGAGTACGAGCAACTGCTGCCCGGCACCCGGGTCGTGCGCATCCCCAACGCCGTGCACTCCCTCGACCAGGTGCCCTCGGACCACCGCTCGAAGATCGCGGTGGCGGCCGGACGGCTCTTCCCGCAGAAGGGCTTCGACCTGCTGATCCCGGCGTGGGCGAGGCTCGTCGAGACGTACCCCGACTGGCAGTTGAGGATCTACGGCAGCGGCGAGAAGAAGGCCGAGCTGCGGGAGCTCATCGAGGAGCACCACCTCTACAACCACGTGTTCCTGATGGGCCACACGGACCGGCTCGACGACGAACTCGCCAAGGCCTCCTTCTACGTGCTCAGTTCGCGCTTCGAGGGACTGCCGATGGTGATGATCGAGGCGATGAGCCACTCGCTTCCGGTGGTGAGCTTCGACTGCCCGACCGGGCCCTCGGACGTGCTCACGCACGGAGTCGACGGTCTGCTGGTAGCGCCGGAGGACTCCGACGCGCTCGCCGACGCGATGGCCAAGCTGATGGGCGACCGGGCGCTGCGGGCGGACATGGGCGTCGCCGCCGTGCTGACGGCGGCCTCGTACGGACCGGACGCCGTGCACCCCCGCTGGGAGGCCCTCTTCCGAGAACTCCACGAGGTTCGCGAACTCCACGACCTCCACGACCTTTCCGATCAACGGCACCGCGTCGCGGGCGCCTCGAAGGGACAGCGCGCATGACCACCACGGCCAGGGGCCGTCAGAAGCCCCCCACCGCTCAGGGAGCCACCATCTGGCTCACCGGGCTGCCGAGCGCGGGCAAGACGACCATCGCCCGCTTCCTCGCCGGCCGGCTGCGGTCCGAGGGACACCGCGTGGAGGTCCTCGACGGCGACGAGATCCGCCGCTTCCTCTCCGCAGGACTCGGCTTCTCCCGCGAGGACCGCAACACCAACGTGCAGCGCATCGGCCTGGTCGCCGAAGTCCTCGCACGCAACGGGGTACTGGCGGTGGTACCGGTCATCGCGCCGTACGCCGACAGCCGCGAGGCGGTGCGCAAACGGCACGAGGCGAGCGGGACGCCGTACATCGAGGTGCATGTCGCCACCCCGGTCGAGGTGTGCAGCGAGCGGGACGTGAAGGGCCTGTACGCCCGGCAGGCGGCCGGGCAGCTGACCGGCCTCACGGGCATCGACGACCCGTACGAGCCGCCGCCGGCCCCCGCGCTGTCGCTGGCGACGCAGTCGCAGACGCCCGAGGAGTCGGCGGACTCGGTGCACGCGGTGCTGGCGGCCAGGGGGCTCGTGTGACACCGGGCCCGACGACCGCCGGCCGTACGCACGCGTTGCCGGAGCAGGCGCTTCCACAACAGGCGCTTCCACAGCGCGCTCTCCCCCGGCACGCGCTCTCGCATCTGGACGCTCTGGAGTCCGAGGCGGTGCACATCTTCCGCGAGGTGGCGGGTGAGTTCGAACGGCCGGTGATCCTGTTCTCCGGCGGCAAGGACTCCATCGTCATGCTGCATCTGGCGCTGAAGGCGTTCGCGCCCGCTCCGGTGCCGTTCTCACTGCTGCACGTGGACACCGGGCACAACTTCCCGGAAGTCCTTGAGTACAGGGACCATGTGGTGGCCGCACATGGGCTGCGGCTCCATGTGGCCTCCGTTCAGGACTACATCGACCGGGGTGTGCTGAGGGAACGTCCCGACGGGACGCGCAACCCGCTGCAGACGGTGCCGCTGACGGAGAAGATCCAGGCCGAGCGGTTCGACGCGGTGTTCGGCGGCGGGCGCCGGGACGAGGAGAAGGCCCGCGCCAAGGAGCGGGTGTTCTCGCTGCGCGACGAGTTCTCGCAGTGGGACCCGCGCCGCCAGCGCCCCGAGCTGTGGAACCTCTACAACGGACGGCACGCCGCCGGCGAGCACGTCCGCGTCTTCCCGCTGTCCAACTGGACCGAGCTGGACGTCTGGCAGTACATCGCCCGCGAGGGCATCGAACTGCCGGAGATCTACTTCGCGCACGAGCGCGAGGTCTTCCAGCGGGCCGGCATGTGGCTGACCGCCGGCGAGTGGGGCGGCCCGAAGGACGGCGAGACCATCGAGAAGCGGCAGGTCCGCTACCGGACCGTGGGCGACATGTCCTGCACTGGTGCCGTCGACTCGGACGCGGTGACCCTCGACCAGGTCATCGCCGAGATCGCCGCCTCCCGGCTCACCGAGCGGGGCGCCACCCGCGCCGACGACAAGATGTCCGAGGCCGCGATGGAAGACCGCAAGCGCGAGGGGTACTTCTAACCATGACCAGCACCACCGTGGACACACTGCGCTTCGCCACCGCCGGATCCGTCGACGACGGCAAGTCCACCCTCGTCGGCCGCCTGCTGCACGACTCCAAGTCGGTCCTCACCGACCAGTTGGAGGCCGTGGAACGCGTCTCCCAGAGTCGTGGCCAGGACACGCCCGACCTCGCACTGCTCACCGACGGTCTTCGGGCCGAGCGCGAGCAGGGCATCACCATCGACGTGGCGTACCGCTACTTCGCCACCGCCCGGCGCCGGTTCATCCTCGCCGACACGCCCGGACACGTGCAGTACACCCGCAACATGGTCACCGGCGCCTCCACGGCCGAACTGGCGATCATCCTGGTCGACGCCCGCAACGGCGTCGTCGAGCAGACCCGCCGCCACGCGGCGATCGCCGCACTGCTGCGCGTCCCGCACATCGTGCTGGCCGTCAACAAGATGGACCTCGTCGGATACGAGGAGAAGGAGTTCGAGCGGATCGTCGAGGACTTCGCGGGCCACGCCGCCGAGTTGGACCTGCCCGGTTTCACGCCGATCCCCGTGTCGGCCCTGGCGGGCGACAACGTGGTGGACCGCTCGACACGCATGGACTGGTACGAGTGTCCGGCGCTGCTCCGGCACCTGGAGTCCGTCCCGGTCGGCGGCGACCGCTCGGGCGAACCCGCGCGCTTCCCCGTCCAGTACGTGATCCGGCACGCCGAGATCCGTTACTACGCGGGCCAGTTGGTCTCTGGTTCGCTGCGCGTCGGGGACCGGGTGACGGTCCACCCCTCCGGCGAGACGTCCGCGATCACCGGCATCGACGTACTCGGCGAGGACGCGCGGGAGGCGTACGCCCCGCAGTCGCTGACCCTGCGCCTGGCCGACCAGCGCGACGTCTCGCGCGGCGACATGATCACGACCGGGGCGGACGTGCCCTCGCTGACGCGGGACGTCCGGGCCGCCGTCTGTCATCTGGCCGACCGTCCGCTGCGGGTCGGCGACCGGGTCCTGGTCAGGCACACGACCCGTACGGTCAAGGCGATCGTGAAGGATCTGGCCGGGGCCGCCGAGCTGTCCGCCAACGACCTGGGCCGGATCACCCTGCGCACCGCCGAGCCGCTGGCGCTCGACGACTACGCGGACTCGCGCCGCACCGGAGCGTTCATCCTGGTCGACCCGGCGGACGGGGCGACGCTGACGGCGGGGATGGTCGATCTGGAGGAGGCCGGCTCGCACGCCTGAGCCGAGGGAGAACATGGCCGTGGGGGCCAGGCACGTCGGTGCCTGGCCCCCACGGCCATGTTTTGCTTTCATGACTTCCGTCATGGACGCGCGACAACGCGGTCACAGGGTCACGACTCGTCGATAGGCCGGTAACGACAGGCGCAGAACGCGGGATGCGGAGCGTTCACCTGGGTAAGCAGCCCGATACCGGGCCGAACGTCCCGAAAAAAGCCCGCCGAGCGCCTCTGTCCGGTTGCGTCGTACCATTCCTAAAGTTGAAAGCAGGACATCCTGCTCCATGAACGGACCCGCCTTGCACGATCCCCAAGCCCCAGCCTCCTGGCGCATCGCTCTGCCGCACACCGCCGCGGCCGTGCCCGTCGCCCGTGCCCTGGTCCGTACAGCGCTCGCCGAACTCGAACACGCCGCCGACAGCGACACCGCGGAACTGCTCACCGCCGAGCTGGTGGCGAACGCCGTGGAGCACACCAAGGGCGACAGGCCCATAGAGCTGGTCGTGGAGCTGCTGCCGACCGGCTGCCAGGTCGAGGTGCACGACCCCGACCCGGCCCCGCCGGGCGATCTCACGATCCCCGACCCGTCGGGCGAGCCCGACCCCTGGCAGGAGCACGGCCGCGGGCTGCTGCTGATCCGCGCTCTCAGCTCGTCGTGCGGGCACCGCCCCACGGACTCCGGGAAGGCGGTCTGGTTCAGGCTGCCGGCGGTGCCGCACCAGCGGAACCCGCTGTAGCGACGGCGTCACCCACCGCACCCCTCTCAGCGCGCCCCTCAGGCGAGGGTCGCGACCAGCACCGCCTTGATCGTGTGCAGGCGGTTCTCCGCCTCGTCGAAGACGACCGAGTGGGCCGACTCGAAGACCTCGTCGGTGACCTCCAGCGAGTCCAGACCGTGCCGCTCGTGGATGTCGCGGCCGACCTTGGTGCCCAGGTCGTGGAAGGCCGGAAGACAGTGCAGGAACTTGACGTCCGCGTTGCCGGTGGCCCGCAGGACGTCCATCGTCACCGCGTACGGACCGAGGGCGACGATGCGCTCGTCCCAGACCTCCTTGGGCTCACCCATGGACACCCAGACGTCGGTGGCGACGAAGTCGGCGCCCGCGACCCCCTCCGCGACGTCCTCGGTGAGCGTGATCCGCGCCCCGCTGCGCACGGCGAGCTCCCGCGCCCGGTCGACGATCTCCTCGGCGGGCCAGTAGGCCTTCGGCGCGACGATCCGTACGTCCATGCCGAGCAGCGCGCCGGTGACCAGGTAGGAGTTGCCCATGTTGAAGCGCGCGTCGCCGAGGTAGGCGAAGGCGGTCCGGTTCAGCGGCTTGGTGGTGTGCTCGGTCATCGTGAGGACGTCGGCGAGCATCTGGGTCGGGTGCCAGGCGTCGGTCAGACCGTTGTAGACGGGCACGCCCGCGTGGGCGGCCAGTTCCTCGACACCCTCCTGGCTGTCCCCCCGGTACTGGATCGCGTGGAACATCCGGCCGAGCACCCGTGCGGTGTCCTTCACGGACTCCTTGTGCCCTATCTGTGAGCCCGACGGGTCGAGGTAGGTGGTGGAAGCGCCCTGGTCCGCGGCCGCGACCTCGAACGCGCAGCGGGTGCGCGTCGAGGTCTTCTCGAAGATCAGCGCGATGTTCCGGCCCCGCAGGTGCTGGGTCTCCGTCCCAGCCTTCTTCGCCGCCTTCAGCTCTGCGGCAAGCCCGATCAGGCCGCGGAACTCCTCCTCCGTGAAGTCCAGCTCCTTCAGGAAGTGGCGGCCGGCGAGGGCGTACGGGACTGTCGCCATGGGGGCGCTCCAGGGTTACGTAAACAGGGACTCTTGGAATTCTATACGATGCTCCACATTTCTATACGGAATCATTATCGAGACGTAGGACTCACTTTCGAGGCCCCGAACCTCCGGTTCGGCCGCTAGCCGACCGGATCCCGTACCACCGGACAGCTCATGCACCGCGGACCGCCCCTCCCCCGCCCCAGCTCGCTCCCCGGGATCTCGATCACCTCGATGCCCTGCTTGCGCAGATGGGTGTTGGTGGTCTGGTTCCGCTCGTACGCGACGACGACGCCCGGCTCGACCGCGAGGACGTTGCAGCCGTCGTCCCACTGCTCGCGCTCGGCGGCGTGGACGTCCTGCGTGGCGGTCAGCACGCGGATCCGGTCGAGCCCCAGCGCGGCGGCGATCGCGCGGTGCATGTGCTCCGGCGGATGGTCGGTGACCTTCAGTTCCTTGTCGCCGACGCCCGGTTCGATGGTGTACGAGCGGAGCATGCCGAGCCCCGCGTACTGGGTGAAGGTGTCGCCGTCGACCATCGTCATCACCGTGTCGAGGTGCATGAGGGCACGCTTCTTGGGCATGTCGAGCGCCACGATCGTCTGCGCCGAGCCGGTGGCGAACAGCTTGTGCGCGAGCATCTCCACGGCCTGCGGTGTCGTCCGCTCGCTCATTCCGATCAGCACGGCGCCGTTGCCGATCACGAGCACGTCCCCGCCCTCGATGGTGGACGGGTAGTCGGCCTGGCCCTCGGACCACACGTGGAACGCCTCGTCCTGGAACAGCGGATGATGCCGGTAGATCGCCTCGAAGTGCACGGTCTCGCGCTGCCGGGCGGGCCAGCGCATGGCGTTGATGGAGACGCCGTCGTAGATCCAGGCGGAGGTGTCCCGGGTGAAGAGGTGGTTGGGGAGGGGGCCGAGGAGGAAGTCGTCGAGGTCCATGACATGGAAGCGCACGGAGGTCGGCTCGGGGTGCGCCTCCAGGAACTCCCGCTTGGTCATCCCGCCGACCAGCGCCTCAGCCAGCTCGCCCGCGGGCAGCGCCTCGAAGGAGGCTCTGAGGTGGTCGGTGGCCAGCGGCCCGTACTCCTTCTCGTCGAAGACCCTGTCCAGGACGAGCGATCTGGCCGCCGGGATCGCCAGGGCCTCGGTCAGCAGGTCGCCGAAGAGGTGGACGGTGACTCCGCGGTCGCGGAGCACGTCGGCGAAACCGTCGTGCTCCGCGCGGGCCCTGCGCACCCACAGCACGTCGTCGAAGAGCAGGGCGTCCTTGTTGCTCGGGGTGAGCCTTTTGAGCTCAAGATCCGGCCGGTGCAGGATGACGCGGCGCAGCCGCCCGGCTTCGGAGTCGACGTGGAATCCCATGCCTCCATCCTGACCACCGGTGACCGTCTTCACCCCCCGGTCGACCGTTTCCGCGATTTCTTGTTCTCGTCCCCTTGACGATTAGAGGCGGCGACAATTATCGTCGCATTGACGAAAATAGAGGAGGGGGACGCACACACATGGCCGACATCACCCGGCGCCTGGGCCGGCGCCATCTGCGCGGCGCGCCGACGGCACACGTCCGGCACCACCGGGGCGGGAAGCTGCTGCACGACGGGCCGGGACTCAGCTTCTGGTTCCGCGCACTCACCGCGGCACTCTCCGAAGTCCCGGTCGACGACCGGGAGTTGGCGATGACCTTCCACGCCCGTACCTCCGACTTCCAGGACGTGGCGGTGCAGGCGACGGTCACCTACCGGGTCAGCGACCCGGAACTCGCCGCCGCCCGGCTGGACTTCTCCATCGACCCGGACACCGGAGTGTGGCGTGGCGCGCCACTGGAACAGCTGGGCACGCTCCTCACGGAGACGGCCCAGCAGCACGCACTCGACGTGCTCGCCCGTACGACGCTGGCGGCGGCCCTGGTCGACGGGGTGGCCGCGGTCCGCGAGCGCGTCGCCGTCGGCCTGGGCGCGGAGCCCCGCCTGCCGGCCACCGGTATCGAGGTGGTCGCGGTGCGCGTGGTGGCGCTGCGCCCGGAGCCCGAGGTGGAGCGCGCGCTGCGCACGCCGGCCAGGGAACTGATCCAGCAGGAGGCCGACCGGGCCACGTACGAGCGCCGTGCGGTGGCCGTCGAGCGGGAGCTGGCCATCGCCGAGAACGAACTGGCCAGCCAGATCGAACTCGCCCGCCGCGAGGAGCAGTTGGTCGACCAGCGCGGCACGAACGCCCGGCGCGAGGCGGAGGAGCACGCGGCGGCGGACGCGGTACGGGCGGGTGCGGAGGCGGCCCGGACGGTACGGCTGGCCCAGGCGGAGGCCGAGCGGTCGGTCAAGCTGGCACAGGCGGAGGCGGAGCGGTCGGTCAAGCTCACCGAGGCCGAGGCGGCGCGCACCGTGAAGCTGGCCGACGCCGATGCCGCCCGGTCCGTACGGCTCGCTCGCGCGGAGGCCGAGGGTGCGCGCGAGGTGGGCGAGGCACGGGCGCAGGCCCAGGCCGCGTGGCTGCGGGTGCACGGAGATGTGGACGTGGCGACCCTGCACGCCCTCACCGGGACGCGGCTCGCGGAGAACCTGCCGAACATCGAGAGCGTGACGGTGTCGCCGGACGTGCTCACCGGGCTGCTCGCCAGGTTCGGCACCGGAGAGCGGGCGTGAGTCTCGCACCGCGGGTCGTGGTGGTCCACCGGACCACGGAGTACGCCGAGTTGGTGGCCCACCACGGCACGCACGGGCAGGCCGCGTTCTTCCTCTCCTCCCGCGGCCGGGACATCGCGGAGATCGCCGAACGCCATCACCGGACCCGGCGCGCACTGACCGACGTCACCTCGGCGATCCCCCTGACCTGGCGTCAGGCGCTGGTCGAGCGACGTGACTTGGACCGTTTCCTGTTCGCGCCGGAGGACGTGGTGGTCGTGGTCGGCCAGGACGGCCTGGTGGCGAACGTCGCCAAGTACCTCGCCGGCCAGCCGGTGTTGGGCATCGACGCGGACCCCGGTCGCAACCCGGGCGTCCTGGTCCGGCACCGGCCGGCGGACGCGCCGACCCTGCTCCCGGCGGCGCTCACCAGCGCCGTCGAAGAGCTCACCATGGTCGAGGCCGTCGCCGACGACACGCAGCGGCTGGTCGCGCTGAACGAGATCTATCTCGGCGCCGTCGGACACCAGACGGCCAGATACCGCCTGGGCCTGGAGGGCGACGGGGGTGTTGTCGAGGCCCAGGCATCCTCCGGGGTGCTGGTGGGGACCGGCACCGGGGCGACCGGATGGATCCGGTCGGTGTGGCAGGAGCGGGGCAGCTCCCTGCCCCTGCCACGCCCCACGGAGGACGGCCTGGTGTGGTTCGTCCGCGAGGCATGGCCGTCACCGGCGACCGGCACGTCCCGGGTCGCCGGCCGGCTCTCGGCCTCGTCCCGCCTCAGCCTCACCGTCGAGTCCGAACGGCTGATCGCTTTCGGGGACGGGATGGAGGGGGACGCGGTGGAGTTGACCTGGGGGCAGACCGTGCGGGTGGGGGTGTGCGGGGAACGGTTGCGGCTGGTGGGCTGAGACGCCCACTCACTGCGCGGCGGCTGGAGCGGCGGCTGAGCAACTGACGTTCAGCCAGGTGACTTCGAGGCTGCCAACCGGTAGTTCCGGTGGGGAGGCCGCCACGCCGCCTCCCCACCGTCGGTGGATGCCTACAACCGCGGATCCACCGGCTCCGACTCCAGCGCCAGCACCCCGAACACAGCCTCGTGCACCCGCCACAGCGGCTCCCCCTCGGCGAGCCGGTCCAGAGACTCCAGGCCCAGGGCGTACTCGCGGAGGGCCAGGGACCGCTTGTGGTTGAGGAAGCGGCCGCGGAGGCGGTCGAGGTTCTCGGGACGGGTGTACTCGGGACCGTAGATGATCCGCAGGTACTCCCGGCCCCGGCACTTGATACCGGGCTGGACCAGCCGCCCGTTCCCACCGCGCACCACGGCCCGGTCGGGCTTGACGACCATGCCCTCGCCACCGCGGCCGGTCATCTCAAGCCACCAGTCGACACCGGCCCGCACCGACTCGGGGTCGCCCGTGTCGACGAAGAGGCGCCGGGTGGTCTGGAGGAGCCCGGACGGGTCGTCCGCCACCAGCCGGTCGATCAGGGCGAGCTGCTCCTCGTGCGGCAGGGCCGCGAGGCTCCGGCCCCGCACGGCGAGGATCTGGAAGGGCGCGAGGCGGACACCGTCCAGGCCGGACGTGGTCCAGCAGTAGCGCCGGTACGCGTCGGTGAAGGAGGCGGCATCCACGGCCCGCTCCCGCTGCTTGACCAGCAGGTCCTGGACGTCGACGCCACGCGCCGCCGCCCCTTCGAGCGCGGCCACCGCTCCCGGGAAGACGGCTCCGGCCGCCGCACCCACCGCGGCGTACTGCGAGCGCAGCAGCCCGGAGGCCTTGAGCGACCAGGGCAGCAGCTCGGCGTCGAGCAGCACCCAGTCCGTCTCCAGCTCCTCCCACAGACCCGCCTCGGTGACGGCGGCCCGCACCCTCCCGAGGATCTCCTCGGTGACGGCGGAGTCGTCGAAGAAGGGGCGTCCCGTGCGGGTGTACAGCGAGCCCGACACGCCACCGCCTGCGCCGAACCGCTCGCGTGCGACTTCCTCGTCCCGGCACACCAGCGCCACCGCCCGCGACCCCATGTGCTTCTCCTCGCACACGACCCGCGCGACCCCGTCGGCCCGGTACTGCTCGAACGCCTCGACCGGGTGCTCCAGGAAGTATTCATCAGCGGCTCCGCCTCGGGCCTCCACCTTGGAGGTGGCGGTGGGCGCCATGGTCGGCGGCAGGTACGGCATCAGCCGCGGGTCCACGGCGAAGCGGCTCATGACCTCCAGGGCCGCGGCCGCGTTCTCCTCGCGTACGGAGACACGTCCGGCGTACCGGGTCTCGACGACGCGGCGGCCGTGCACGTCCGCGAGGTCCAGCGGACGCCCCTCGTGTCCGCCGGGCGCCTCGGAGGCCAGCGGCTTGACCGGCTCGTACCAGACCCGCTCGGCCGGTACGTCGACGAGTTCGCGCTCCGGCCAGCGCAGCGCGGTGAGCTTGCCGCCGAACACGGCACCGGTGTCCAGGCAGATGGTGTTGTTCAGCCAGGTGGCCTCCGGGACCGGGGTGTGGCCGTAGACCACGGCCGCCCTGCCCCGGTAGTCCTCGGCCCACGGGTAGCGCACCGGCAGCCCGAACTCGTCCGTCTCGCCGGTGGTTTCGCCGTACAGCGCGTGCGAGCGGACCCGGCCCGACGTACGCCCGTGGTACTTCTCGGGCAGTCCGGCGTGGCAGACGACGAGGCGGCCGCCGTCGAGGACGTAGTGGCTGACGAGCCCGTCCACGAACTCCCTTACCTGCCGCTTGAATTCGTCGCTCTCGCCCTCCATCTGCTCGACGGTCTCGGCGAGGCCGTGGGTGTGCTGGACCTTGCGGCCCTTGAGGTAACGGCCGTACTTGTTCTCGTGGTTGCCCGGCACGCACAGGGCGGCGCCCGAGCCGACCATGGACATCACCCGGCGCAGGACGCCCGGGGTGTCCGGGCCGCGGTCGACGAGGTCGCCGACGAACACGGCCGTACGGCCCTCGGGGTGCACGCCGTCCGCGTACCCCAACTTGCCGAGCAGCGACTCCAGTTCGGAGGCGCAGCCGTGGATGTCGCCGATGATGTCGAACGGGCCCGTGAGGTGGGTCAGGTCGTTGAACCGCTTCTCGGTGCGGACCTCGGCGCTCTCGGCCTCCGCCACACCCCGCAGGATGTGCACCTTCCGGAACCCCTCGCGCTCCAAGTGCCGCAGGGAGCGCCGGAGTTCACGGGTGTGGCGCTGGATGACGCGGCGCGGCATGTCGGCGCGGTCGGTGCGGGAGGCGTTGCGCTCGGCGCACACCTCCTCGGGCACGTCGAGCACGACGGCGATCGGCAGCACGTCGTGCTTCCTGGCGAGCTCGATGAGCTGCTTACGGCTCTCCTGCTGCACGTTGGTCGCGTCGACGACCGTGCGCCGGCCCGCCGCGAGCCGCTTGCCCGCGATGTAGTGCAGGACGTCGAAGGCGTCGCCGCTGGCGCTCTGGTCGTTCTCGTCGTCGGCGACGAGGCCGCGGCAGAAGTCCGACGAGATCACCTCGGTCGGCTTGAAGTGCTTGCGGGCGAAGGTGGACTTGCCCGATCCGGACGCGCCGATCAGCACGACGAGGGACAGGTCGGTGACGGGCAGGGAACGAACCTTGTTGTCGGTGCTGGTCATGCGGCCTTCTCCTCCTTCGTGTTCTGATCCTTCGTGTTCTGGGCGCTCACCGTGAAAACGGCCATCTGTGTGGGCGGTCCCACCTCGGGGTCGTCGGGCCCGACCGGCACGAACTCCACTCCGTACCCGTGCCGTTCGGCCACCGTCCCCGCCCAGCCGCGGAACTCCTCGCGCGTCCACTCGAAGCGGTGGTCGCCGTGCCGGACATGGCCGGCGGGGAGGGTCTCCCAGCGGACGTTGTACTCGACGTTCGGCGTCGTCACGATCACGGTCCTGGGGCGCGCCGAACCGAACACCGCGTACTCCAGGGCGGGCAGCCGCGGCAGGTCGAGGTGCTCGATGACCTCACTCAGCACGGCGGCGTCGTACCCCCTGAGCCGCTTGTCGGTGTAGGCGAGCGAACCCTGGACGAGCTTGACGCGCTCGGACTGCCGCTCGCCCATGCGGTCCAGCTTGAGCCGCCGCGAGGCGATGGTGAGCGCACGCATCGACACGTCGACCCCGACGATCTCGGTGAACCGTGTGTCCTTGAGCAGCTCCTGCACCAACTGGCCCTGCCCGCAGCCGAGATCGAGGACCCGCGCGGCATCGGTGCCCTTCAGGGCGCCGACGATCGCGTCCCGCCGCCGCACCGCGAGCGGTACCGGCTTCTCCTCAGTGTCGGTCTGCTCGTCGACGGCGTTGTCGATCTCCTCGACCGCGCTGTCGTCCGTCTCGGCGAGCCGGACGAGTTCGAGGCGCTCCATGGCCTCCCGGGTCAGCGACCAACGGCGGGACAGATAGCGGCTGGTGATCAGCTTCTGCTCCGGGTGCTCCGGCAGCCAGCCCTCGCCGGCCCGCAACAGCTTGTCGACCTCGTCGGACGACACCCAGTAGTGCTTGGCGTCGTCGAGCACCGGCAGCAGGACGTACAGATGCCGCAGCGCGTCGGCCAGGCGCTGCTCCCCCTCCAGTACGAGGCTCACGTACCGCGAGTCGCCCCACTCGGGGAACTCGGTGTCCAGCACCACGGGTTCGGCACTCACCGTCCAGCCGAGCGGCTCGAACAGCGCCCGTACGAGATCGGCGCCGCCGCGCGCGGGCAGTGCGGGCACCTCGACGCGCAGGGGCAGCGGACGCGCGGGCAGCTCGGGCTTCGCCTGGCAGGTGCCCTTCATCGCGCTGGAGAACACACTGCTCAGCGCTACGGCGAGCAGGGACGAGGCGGCGTACGGCCGGTCGTTGACGTACTGCGCGAGGGCCGCGTCCGGGGCTCCGCCGCGGCCCTTGCCCTTGCCGCGCCGGACCAGTGCCACCGCGTCGACCTCCAGCAACAGCGCCGCCGTACAGCGCTCCACGCTCGCCTCGGGGTAGACGACATGCGCCTTGCCGTAGGAGGTGGAGAACGCCTGCGCCTTGTCGGGATGCTTGTGGAGCAGGAATCCGAGGTCGGTCGCGGGGCGCTCTGGGGTGCCGGTGGTACTGATCGTCAGGAACACGGTGGTCTGCCTCGAAACGTCTTTCAGAACCGCTTCTGAACTGCGGAAATCGGGGGTGCCGCCGTCCGGCACCGTGCCCAACGTACAGCCAACCTCTCCGGAGAAGTCAGGCATTTTCCGTCCCCCGCCGTACGGCGGGCGAGCGGCTCCCGGGCCGATCGGACCGGACGCCTGGCCGATCGGCCCGCGAGCTTGGCCGGTCGGCCGACGCCGTGGCATGTGGTGGCCGTCTAGCGTCGGTCTCGTCCGGCCACCGCAGCCCGAGGGGAACGTTCGATGCACCAGCGACCGACGACCGGAGCACACACCGACGCGACCGCAACGGCTGAGCCGGCCGCATTGGCCGGTGCGCCCACGGAGTTCGAGCTCGACGTCATGGAACTGCTCGTGGAGGCACTGCGCGACGCGGTCAAGTTCGAGTCACCGGCCGTGGGCACCGAGAACCTGCTGTCCGCGCTCGTGATGGGTGAGACGGACGCCGGTTCGGCGCTGGCCCCCGGGATGCGGAAGGCCGGCTCGCTCAGCGGTCTGGTCTCGGGCCGGGCCGGGAGCGGTGGGGCGGCCTGGGCGAACGACGACGGATACGGCAGCACTCCGGTGGACGCCACCGCCGAGGACGACGCCGAAATCACCGCCGCCTGGCGCGAGGCACAGTGGCGCCTCGGGCTTGAGTCCAGCCAGTCGCGTGGCTCGCGCAGAGCGAAGGCAG contains:
- the cysC gene encoding adenylyl-sulfate kinase codes for the protein MTTTARGRQKPPTAQGATIWLTGLPSAGKTTIARFLAGRLRSEGHRVEVLDGDEIRRFLSAGLGFSREDRNTNVQRIGLVAEVLARNGVLAVVPVIAPYADSREAVRKRHEASGTPYIEVHVATPVEVCSERDVKGLYARQAAGQLTGLTGIDDPYEPPPAPALSLATQSQTPEESADSVHAVLAARGLV
- a CDS encoding ATP-binding protein, which translates into the protein MNGPALHDPQAPASWRIALPHTAAAVPVARALVRTALAELEHAADSDTAELLTAELVANAVEHTKGDRPIELVVELLPTGCQVEVHDPDPAPPGDLTIPDPSGEPDPWQEHGRGLLLIRALSSSCGHRPTDSGKAVWFRLPAVPHQRNPL
- a CDS encoding glycosyltransferase family 4 protein is translated as MTIHQIGGRPKVRYLLLHAYGRGGTIRTVMNQANSLVQAGWQVELVSALRRRDDLQFPLDPRVKVTTIVDLREEAHTPPSGMVGRWQDWRRGRLTERPARHIPCGEFGYRYFNRYVEQRLIAYLSSLRDGVLVSTRPALNFLAAEHATSGVVRVAQEHMNHGTHKNDVRQRIRETYARFDAVAVLTERDREEYEQLLPGTRVVRIPNAVHSLDQVPSDHRSKIAVAAGRLFPQKGFDLLIPAWARLVETYPDWQLRIYGSGEKKAELRELIEEHHLYNHVFLMGHTDRLDDELAKASFYVLSSRFEGLPMVMIEAMSHSLPVVSFDCPTGPSDVLTHGVDGLLVAPEDSDALADAMAKLMGDRALRADMGVAAVLTAASYGPDAVHPRWEALFRELHEVRELHDLHDLSDQRHRVAGASKGQRA
- a CDS encoding sulfate adenylyltransferase subunit 1, with the translated sequence MTSTTVDTLRFATAGSVDDGKSTLVGRLLHDSKSVLTDQLEAVERVSQSRGQDTPDLALLTDGLRAEREQGITIDVAYRYFATARRRFILADTPGHVQYTRNMVTGASTAELAIILVDARNGVVEQTRRHAAIAALLRVPHIVLAVNKMDLVGYEEKEFERIVEDFAGHAAELDLPGFTPIPVSALAGDNVVDRSTRMDWYECPALLRHLESVPVGGDRSGEPARFPVQYVIRHAEIRYYAGQLVSGSLRVGDRVTVHPSGETSAITGIDVLGEDAREAYAPQSLTLRLADQRDVSRGDMITTGADVPSLTRDVRAAVCHLADRPLRVGDRVLVRHTTRTVKAIVKDLAGAAELSANDLGRITLRTAEPLALDDYADSRRTGAFILVDPADGATLTAGMVDLEEAGSHA
- the argF gene encoding ornithine carbamoyltransferase codes for the protein MATVPYALAGRHFLKELDFTEEEFRGLIGLAAELKAAKKAGTETQHLRGRNIALIFEKTSTRTRCAFEVAAADQGASTTYLDPSGSQIGHKESVKDTARVLGRMFHAIQYRGDSQEGVEELAAHAGVPVYNGLTDAWHPTQMLADVLTMTEHTTKPLNRTAFAYLGDARFNMGNSYLVTGALLGMDVRIVAPKAYWPAEEIVDRARELAVRSGARITLTEDVAEGVAGADFVATDVWVSMGEPKEVWDERIVALGPYAVTMDVLRATGNADVKFLHCLPAFHDLGTKVGRDIHERHGLDSLEVTDEVFESAHSVVFDEAENRLHTIKAVLVATLA
- the cysD gene encoding sulfate adenylyltransferase subunit CysD translates to MPEQALPQQALPQRALPRHALSHLDALESEAVHIFREVAGEFERPVILFSGGKDSIVMLHLALKAFAPAPVPFSLLHVDTGHNFPEVLEYRDHVVAAHGLRLHVASVQDYIDRGVLRERPDGTRNPLQTVPLTEKIQAERFDAVFGGGRRDEEKARAKERVFSLRDEFSQWDPRRQRPELWNLYNGRHAAGEHVRVFPLSNWTELDVWQYIAREGIELPEIYFAHEREVFQRAGMWLTAGEWGGPKDGETIEKRQVRYRTVGDMSCTGAVDSDAVTLDQVIAEIAASRLTERGATRADDKMSEAAMEDRKREGYF